The following nucleotide sequence is from Agromyces sp. SYSU T00194.
CGACGGGATCCGCGTGATCGACGCCCCCGGGCAGCCGCGCGCGGTGAGCGGTGTCGTGCCCGTCCGCGACGCCGAGCGCCACCAGTCGAGCATCGACCTCGCCCGCATCCACGGCGGCAACGAGCAGCACGCGGTGCTCGTCCCGCGCGCGAGCCGTTGGATGGCCAGGCGGTACCGCATCGGCGTGCAGCTCGTCGGCGGCACGCGCCCGCACCTGGCGGGGTTCCTGCACGAGGCGGCCGACGAGCGGTGGCGCGCCGTGCTCGACGGCCTGCGTGCGCACGACGCCTACGTGCGGGTGCCCGCGACGATCGTCGGGCAGGAGCGACCGTTCCGGGTCGAGCTCGACCTCAGCGGACTCGAGGCGGTGGCTGCCGAGCGGGACTGATCAGGCGTCGCTGCGCGCGCCCTGCAGCTCGGACTCGCTCGCGAGCTCGGCCTCCTGCTGCGCGAGCTGCTCGCGCACCTGGTCCATGTCGAGGTCGCGCACCTGGGAGATGAGGTCGTCGAGCACCGGGCGGGGGAGCGCGCCGGCCTGCGAGAACACGCCGATGCCGTCCTTGAACGCCATGATGGTCGGGATCGAGGTGATGCCCATCGCCGCCGCGAGCTGCTGCTGGTCCTCGGTGTCGACCTTCGCGAAGGTCAGGTCGGGGTTGTCCTGCGAGGCCGCCTCGTAGTTGGGCGCGAACTGGAGGCAGGGGCCGCACCATCCGGCCCAGAAGTCGACGAAGACGGTGCCGCCCTCGAGGATGGTCTTCTCGAAGGTGTCCAGGGTCAGCGCGACGGTAGCCATGCCCTCCAGCCTAGGTGAGCCGGCTGGACGGTACCTGCGTGCCGTCCCCACGCCGGTTGGGAGGATGGGGCCATGCGGACGGTGCGCAAGGAACGGGCGGATGCCCCCGAGGGGTTCTTCGAGGCGGAGGCGGCCGGACTCGCCTGGCTGGCCGATTCGGGCGGCGTGGCGACGCCGGCGGTCGTCGACGTGGGGCCGGGGCGCATCGAGCTCGAGCGTGTCGCGACCGTGCGGCCCGAACCTGCGGCGGCCCGGGCGTTCGGCCGTGCCCTCGCCCGGACGCACCTCGCCGGCGCCGACGCGTTCGGCGCTGCGCCCGCGGGCTGGGACGGTCCGCTCTACATCGGTCGCCGGCGGATGCCGCGTACGACCTCCACCTCGTGGGGTGCCTTCTATGCAGCCGCGCGCGTGCTGCCGTTCGTCGAGCCGGCGGTGGCCGCGGGTGACCTGACGCCCGCCGAGGCCGACCTCGTGCGGCGCGCCTGCGACCGGGTCGCCGACGGGGCGTTCGACGACGACGCACCGCCCGCACGCATCCACGGCGACCTGTGGAACGGCAACGTGCTCTTCTCGCCGACGGGCGTGGTGGTGATCGACCCGGCCGCGCACGGCGGCCACGGCGAGACCGACCTCGCGATGCTCGCGCTCTTCGGCTGCCCCGGCCTCGACGAGGTGCTCGCCGGATACGATGAGGTCGCGCCGCCCCGGGCGGGGCGGCGCGCGCGGGTGCCGCTGCACCAGTTGCATCCACTCGCCGTGCACACGGCCGGGCACGGCCGTTCGTACGGAATCGCCCTGGCGGATGCCGCGCGGCGGGTGCTCGACCTGGACGCCGGCCGATGACGAGGAGGATCCCCATGCCACGTGCCGTGCTGATCGAGCGTCGCGGATCGATCGAGGACCTGGTCGTCCGGCAGGTGACCAGGCCGGACCCGGGACCGGGGGAGGTGCGGGTGCGCATCGAGGCCGCGGGCCTCAACCCGGTCGACTGGAAGATCGTCGAGTTCGACGCGGCCTGGCACGCCTACGCGGGCGACCGCGAGCCGCCCGTGGGCAACGGCAACGACCTCGCCGGCATCGTCGACGCGGTCGGCCCGGGCGTCACCGAGTGGCAGGTGGACGACGAGGTGCTGGGCGGGCACCGGTTCCACGCGCAGGCCGACTTCGCCATCGTGGCGGCCGACGCCCTGGTCGCCAAGCCGTCGGCGCTGGAGTGGGAGCAGGCCGGTGCGCTCGACATCGCCGCGCGCACCGCGGTCGCGAGCGTGCGGCAGGTCGCGCCGCAGCCCGGCGAGACCGTGCTCGTGAGCGCCGCCGCGGGCGGCACGGGCGTGCTCGCCGCCCAGCTGGTCGCCCGGCACGGCGCGACCGCGATCGGCACGGCGAGCGCGGCGAACCACGACTTCCTGCGCGCGATCGGCGTCGTGCCGGTCGCGTACGGCGACGGCATGGTCGAGCGCATCCGGGCGCTCGCCCCGGCCGGCGTCGACGCGGTGCTGGACAACCACGGTCGCGCCACGCTCGAGGCCGCGCTCGAGCTCGGCGTCGCACCCGAGCGGATCAACACCATCGCCGACCGGCCGTTCGCCGCGGAGATCGGCGCGTCCGGGATCGGCGGGGCCAGCGCCCTGGCCGACGACCTGTCCGACATCGCCGCGCTCATCGCCGACGGCGCGCTGGCGTTCCCCGTCGACTCGGTCTACCCGATCGAGCGCGTCGTGGAGGCCTACCGGCACCTCCGGGCGGGCCACCTGCGCGGCAAGGTCGTGCTGGTCACCGAGTAGGGCGCGCGACGCGGGAATACCCGCGGGGAGGCATCCGTTCACCCATTTACATGCACATGCATAGAATGGATCCCACGAGGAACGAAGGCCAGGAGGCCGTCATGCAATTCGGAATCTTCACCGTCTCCGACATCACCCAGGACCCGACGACCGGACGCACCCCGTCCGAGGCCGAACGGATCCGCGCCACCCTCATCATCGCGAAGCACGCGGAGGAGGTGGGCCTGGACGTGTTCGCACTCGGCGAGCACCACAACCCGCCGTTCTGGTCGAGCTCGCCCACGACCACGCTCGCCGCGATCGCCGGCGCGACGTCGACCCTGCAGCTGTCGACCGCGACCACGCTCATCACCACCAACGACCCGGTCAAGCTCGCCGAGGACTACGCGATGCTGCAGCACGTGTCCGACGGCCGCGCCGACCTCATGCTCGGCCGCGGCAACACCGGGCCGGTCTACCCATGGTTCGGCAAGGACATCCGCCAGGGCCTGCCGATCGCCGTCGAGAGCTACGAGCTGCTGCGCCGCCTCTGGCGCGAGGACGTCGTCGACTGGCAGGGGAAGTTCCGTACGCCGCTGCAGGGCTTCACCTCGACGCCGCGCCCGCTCGACGGCGTGCCGCCGTTCGTCTGGCACGGCTCGATCCGCACGCCCGAGATCGCCGAGCAGGCCGCGATGTACGGCGACGGGTTCTTCGCGAACCACATCTTCTGGCCCGCGATCCACACGCAGCGCATGGTGCAGCTGTACCGCCAGCGCTTCGAGCACCACGGGCACGGCACCGCCGCGCAGGCGATCGTCGGCCTCGGCGGGCAGGCCTTCATGCGGAAGCGCTCGCAGGACGCCGTCGACGAGTTCCGGCCGTACTTCGACAACGCGCCCGTCTACGGGCACGGCCCGAGCATGGAGGAGTTCACCGAGCAGACGCCGCTCACCGTCGGCAGCCCGCAGCAGGTGATCGACAAGACGCTGGGCTTCCGCGACTACGTCGGCGACTACCAGCGCCAGCTGTGGCTGGTCGACCACGCCGGCCTGCCGCTGAAGACCGTGCTCGAGCAGCTCGACCTGCTCGGCGAGGAGGTCGTGCCGGTGCTGCGCCGCGAGTTCGCCAAGGACCGCCCGGCCGAGGTGCCGGATGCGCCGACGCACGCCTCCCTCGTGCGCGCCGCGTACGGCGACGCCGCACCGCGCCAGGCGGTGCCCAACGCGAACCGCGGCGACAACCTCACGGTCGGCTCGCCGTACCGGGACGCGGTTCCGGCCGAGCCTGCCGGCGCGGCCTTCGGCCTCGCCGCCACCCGGGGAGGTGCACGATGACCGCCACGCGCATCGTCGTCGTCTCGGCGGGGCTCTCCACCCCGAGCTCGACCCGCCAGCTCGCCGATCGGCTCGCCGCCGACGCGGTCGCCATGCTCGGCGAGCGCGGTGTCGAGACCGAGGTGCGGGTGTTCGAGCTGCGCGACCTCGCCCACGACATCGCCAACCACCTACTGATGGGGTTCGCCCCGCCGAAGCTCGAGGAGGCACTCGAGGCCGTGGCCTCGGCGGACGGGCTCATCGCCGTGACGCCGATCTTCACGACCAGCTACTCCGGGCTCTTCAAGTCGTTCGTCGACGTGATCGACCCGCAGGCGCTGACCGGCCTGCCGGTGCTGCTCGGCGCGACCGGCGGCACCCCGCGGCACTCGCTCGCGATCGACTACGCGATCCGCCCGCTGTTCACCTACCTGCACGCGGTGCCCGTGACCACGGGCGTGTTCGCGGCCACGAGCGACTGGGGCGGCGGCGACGACGTGCGGTCGCTGCCCGACCGCGTCGCGCGCGCCGCCGGCGAGTTCGCCGACCTGGTCGAGCGCACCGACCGCCGCGATCTCGTGCCGGACCCGTTCGCCCTCGACCGGCCGATGGGCCACCTGCTGGGCGGGCTCGCGGGGGAGTAGCGCTCGACGAGCGGGGCGGATCCGGCGATGCCGGGCCCGCCCCGCTCGTCTCGTCGGGGTCAGTACGACGGTCGGTTGATGTCGGGAACCTCGATCGCGGTGGTCTGGGTCGACGAGCCCTTGTTCAGGAACGCCATCGCCAGGCTCTTGATGAACTTGTCGAACAGCATGAAGTTGGTCGGCATGATCGAGATGAGGCTCTCGCGGAACTTGATGTACAGCGGCCAGCCGGTGTCGATGATCTCCCGTGACACCGGGTCGCGGAACAGTCCGAGCCAGTCGCCGATCTCGTCGCCGAGCTGGTACCGCACGAACTCGTTGAGGAACCCCCGCGTGACGCCGAGGTCGACCTGTGCCGTGAGCCCGAGCAGCACCTCGGCGAGGTCCTGTCCCTCGGGCGTCCAGGCGAGTCGCGGCGTGAGCGTCTCGGCGGCCTGCGCGTGCGCCTCGTCCCAGGTCGCCGGGATGTACTCGTCCTGCACGCCGAGGTAGTGCAGCGCGACCTGCCAGCCGTGCAGGAAGGCCTCCTCGTCGCGGGACGACATCGGCACGCCCCACTCCTTCAGCTTCTTGTGCGCGAAGGTGCCCGTGCTGTGGAACGTGATGAGGATGTCGCCGTTGCTGATCGGGATCTCCTCCTCGGCGACGGCCGTCCAGTGCGGGGACTGCGGGAGCAGGTGGCGCACGGCCGCGTGCACGATGCGGGTCTTGTTGGAGGTGACCTTGAACTCGCCCGACCACTCGTAGGCGTCGTAGTCGCTCAGGTCGTAGCCGAACGTGAAGGTCTTCGCGGCGCGGTCCTGCATGTCGGCGCCGCCCTTGGACCAGTACACCGAGCGGGCCTCGCGCGGGATCACGGTGCTCATGATGCCGCCGCCGACGCCGTAGATGAAGAACAGGTAGCTGTCCATGCGACGGTTGAAGTCGGCCGCGCGGCGCAGCTTCCACATGTCGGCCCAGTCGGGCAGCTTCACCGACTCGGTGAAGAAGTTCCGCAGGTCGGTCGGGAGCGCGCTCGGCACCGGCTGCCAGTTGTGCACCCAGTTGCGCATCGCGTCGTTCACCTGCGCGACCTGCCCGTTGTCGACGATCGACGCCATGATGGCGTCGATGTCGGGGTCCCAGACCTGCTGCGGGTCCAGGCCGGATCCGGTGCCGGCGACGGAGCCCGTGGAGGGCCACGCCCAGGCGGCGCCGGGGGCTGCTGCGCCCGCGAAGCCGAGCGCGGCGCCGAGGGTCAGGACGGTACGTCTGTTCAGTTCGGGCACGAGGCCACCTACTTCCCGAGAAGAGGATGGACCCCGTCCGCCCGATCAGCTCCGACCGCGCACACCACCAGCGCCCACCCTTGGACATGTGTGATTGGTCGTTAACATATTGACGGACGTGCGACTCCACAAGCCCCGATCGATGAGGGGTTCTCGACGACACCGGCGGCGGACGGTCGGCGATGCGCCGTTCACGTGCGGGCGCACGGACGACCCGCGCCGATCGCAGTGATGACACGGTCCGCGGCCCGGCACGGCCTGCCCCGACCCGGCGGGGTCCGGCGCGGCGGGTGCGTTGCGGCGCTCGGGCCTCGCGCGCTCACGCCCCCGACGCGAGTGCGCTCAGCCGCTCTTGCGGCGGAACTCGCGCTGGTGCGATGCGGGCCCGTGGGCCTCGTGCACGGCCGACTCGCCGTCGAGGTGCGACTCGCCGCGGCCCCTCGCCTGCTGCTGCTTGCGCTCGAGCGCCTCGCGGAACTTGCGCTTGGTCTCGTCGCTCGCGCCCTGCGGAGTCTCGTCGTCGGAACCCATGGGGTCAGTGTATGCCCGCGTCACGGGTCGGGCCGAGGGGGTGTCGGGGGAACCCCTGCACCAGACATGAGAAAAGCTCAATATATGGATCGTGCGGGCACGTACGCGCGTACCGTTGCTGTCGTGAGCGTGGCCGGACGGCCGCGCACGCCCGCAACACCCGAGCAGGGCCTCGCACGACGCGCGTGGACTCCGGCTGCAGCTCCACTGCAACCGATACACCGATGCGAAGGAGTCCATCATGTCCATTCGTCGTGCGCTGGTCGCGATCGCCGCGGCCGCAGCGCTCGCGCTCGTCGCCGCACCCGCAGCGAACGCCGGGCATCCGCACTTCATCAAGAACGCCACGTCGGCGTCGCTCGACGGCACGTCGCTCGTGGTGCAGTTCAAGGAGGCGGGGCTCGAGTCGGGCGCGGTCGAGACCGTCGTCGCGAGCGCGTTCCTGTCTGCGACGTACTCGTGCGTCAACGGCGGCAACAACGTGCCATCCGACCCGAAGAAGACGACCATCGACAGCCAGGTCTCCGCGAGCGGGGTGTTCCCGGCCAGCCAGAACGGCCAGATCGTCGGCTCGCTGACCATCACTCCGGTGCCGGCCGACCAGGCGCTCGACTGCCCACCCGGACAGACCGCGACCCTGTTCTCGGTCGTGTACTCGAACGTGACGGTCGAGGACACCACCAGCGGCGCGTTCATCGCGCTGAAGGGGACGTTCAGTTCCTGAGTGCTGCGCGCACCGGGGCATCCGTCGTGCCGAGGGCCGGGACTCGGCACGATTGTCGCGCTCTGCTAGTCTTGCTCCGGTTGCGCTGTGCGATTCCACGAATCCACGGCGTGATCGCGGAGCAGGCTCCGGCAGGTGCGCTGGTCTCCTGTGGTGGATCTCGGAACGACACGCGTCCGAGGTGTTCTACTGGTGGCCAGCGAGACGACTCATCCAGACTCGCCGAGATCCTGCCTGTTCCCCTGCTCCTGCGTAGGAGTCGTGCCCATACGGGGTGCGACGGGAAACAAAGGAGAGAGACCTCTTGGAGGGTCCTGAGATCACTGCCGCCGAGACCGTCATCGACAACGGTCGCTTCGGCACCCGCACCGTCCGGTTCGAGACCGGACGCCTCGCCCAGCAGGCGCAGGGTTCGGCCGTCGCCTACATCGACGGCGAGACCATGCTGCTGTCGGCCACGTCCGTGTCGAAGCAGCCGAAGGAGCACTTCGACTTCTTCCCGCTGACCATCGACGTCGAGGAGCGCATGTACGCCGCGGGCCGCATCCCCGGCTCGTTCTTCCGCCGCGAGGGCCGCCCCTCGACCGAGGCGATCCTCACCTGCCGTCTCATCGACCGCCCGCTGCGCCCGTCGTTCGTCGACGGTCTGCGCAACGAGGTGCAGGTCGTCGTGACGGTGCTTGCGATCGACCCCGACGAGCTCTACGACGTGCTCGCCATCAACGCGGCATCCATGTCGACCCAGCTGTCGGGCCTGCCCTTCTCGGGCCCCATCGGCGGTGTGCGCGTCGCGCTCATCGACGGCCAGTGGGTCGCCTTCCCGAAGCACGCCCAGCTCGCGGAGGCCGTGTTCAGCATGGTCGTCGCGGGCCGTGTGGTGACGGATGCCTCGGGCGGCACCGACGTCGCGATCATGATGATCGAGGCCGAGGCCACCGACAACGCGTGGGACCTCATCCAGGCCGGCGCCGTCAAGCCGAACGAGCAGGTCATCGCCGAGGGCATCGAGGCGTCGAAGCCGTTCATCAAGCAGCTCGTCGAGGCGCAGCAGCAGGTCGCCGCGACCGCCGCGAAGGAGACCGTCGACTACCCGACGTTCCCGCCGTACCAGCAGTCGACCTACGACGTGGTCGCAGGCATCGCCTACGACGAGCTCAAGGGCGTCTACCAGATCGCCGGCAAGGTCGAGCGCCAGGACGCCGACGACGCGCTGAAGAGCCGCGTCAAGGAGGCCGTCGCCGCCAAGGTCGAGGCGGGCGAGCTGCCCGAGGAGGCGCTCGGCGAGGTGTCGGCCGCGTACAAGTCGGTCACCAAGCTCGTCGTGCGCTCGCGCGTGCTGAACGAGGGCGTGCGCATCGACGGCCGCGGCCTGGCCGACATCCGTCCGCTCGACGCCGAGGTGCAGGTCATCCCGCGCGTGCACGGCTCCGCCATCTTCCAGCGCGGCGAGACCCAGATCATGGGCGTCACCACGCTGAACATGCTGAAGCTCGAGCAGCAGATCGACTCGCTGAGCCCGGTCACCAAGAAGCGCTACATGCACAACTACAACTTCCCGCCCTACTCGACCGGTGAGACCGGCCGCGTGGGGTCGCCGAAGCGTCGCGAGATCGGGCACGGCGCACTCGCCGAGCGCGCGCTCGTGCCGGTGCTGCCGACGCGCGACGAGTTCCCGTACGCGATCCGCCAGGTGTCCGAGGCGCTCGGCTCGAACGGCTCGACCTCGATGGGCTCGGTCTGCGCGTCGACGCTGTCGCTGCTGAACGCCGGCGTGCCGCTGCGCGCGCCGGTCGCGGGCATCGCGATGGGTCTCATCTCCGACACCGTCGACGGCGAGACCCGCTACGCGGCCCTCACCGACATCCTCGGTGCCGAGGACGCGCTGGGCGACATGGACTTCAAGGTCGCCGGCACGTCGGAGTTCGTCACGGCGATCCAGCTCGACACCAAGCTCGACGGCATCCCCGCCTCGGTGCTGGCCGCCGCGCTGACCCAGGCGAAGGAGGCGCGCACCACGATCCTGTCGGTGCTGAACGCCGCCATCGACGGGCCCGACGAGATGGCCCCGACCGCGCCGCGCGTGATCAGCGTGCAGATCCCGGTCGACAAGATCGGTGAGCTGATCGGCCCGAAGGGCAAGACGATCAACGGCATCCAGGACGACACCGGCGCCGACATCTCGATCGAGGACGACGGCACCGTGTTCATCGGCGCGACCGACGGCCCGACGGCCGAGGCCGCCCGTGCCGCGGTGAACGCGATCGCCAACCCCACCAACCCGGAGGTCGGCGAGCAGTTCCTCGGCACCGTCGTGAAGATCGCCGCCTTCGGCGCGTTCGTCTCGCTGCTGCCCGGCAAGGACGGCCTGCTGCACATCTCCGAGGTGCGCAAGCTCGCCGGCGGCAAGCGCGTCGAGAACGTCGACGACGTGCTCGGCGTCGGGCAGAAGATCCTGGTCGAGATCACCAAGGTGGACGACCGCGGCAAGCTCTCGCTCGCCCCGGTCGTGGCCGACGAGGCGGAGACGCACGGCCGCGACGCGGCCGGCGAGCACGCCGCCGCGCCCGCCGAGGGCTGATCTCCCGCACCACGCACGCGATGCCCGTCCCGGATCCGATCCGGGGCGGGCATCCGTCGTCTGCGGGGCGCCGGGTCAGTCGTCGCGCTCGAGTAGCGGGCCCAGCCGATAGGGGATGAGCTCGCCCATCGCGAGCGACGTCTCCGTGCGCTCGACCCCGTCGATCGCGAGGATCAGCCCATCGATGCGGAACAGGTCGTGCGCGTCGGTGCAGACCACCCGCACGAGCAGGTCGACCGACCCGCTCAGCCCGTGCGCCTGCACGACCTCGGGGATCTCGGCCACGGTCTCGACGACCTCCGCGAGCCGCTTCTGGCGCACGTGCACGGCGATGAACGCCTGCAGCGGGTATCCGAGCGCCTCCGGGTCGATCGCCCGGTCGAACGAGAGGAACGCGCCCTCGCGATCGAGCCGTGCCATGCGCGCCTGCACGGTGTTCCGCGACATGCCGAGGCGTTCGGCGAGGGCGACCACCGTCGCGCGCGGGTCGGCGGCGAGCGCCGAGAGGAGCTGGCGGTCGACGGCGTCGAGACGTCCCATAGTGCGGGACGTTAGCACGTGATTCGGGCGCCAGACCGTGCAACATGCTCAACGCACCCCGGGATGCTTGAGCCGAGTGACCGATCGACCTACCCTCGAAGCAGGTCCCGGCAGAGCCGCCGGGCACGCCCGACGCTCACGAGGCCGACGGCGACGATGACGATGGGATCGACGATGACCCTTTCCGACGGGCGCGACACCGACGCGCATCTCCGACCCGAGCAGACCGGCACCGCGGCATCCGGGTTCGTGCAGCTCCTCGACCCCGACGGCGCACGCGTGTCCGCGCCGGGGTACGACCAGTGGGTCGCCGACCTCGACGACGCGGCGCTGGTCGCGCTGTACCGCGACATGGTGGTCATCCACCGCGTGGACGCCGAGGCCACCGCGCTGCAGCGCCAGGGCGAGATCGGCCTGTGGCCGCCGCTGGCGGGCCAGGAGGCCGCCCAGGTCGGGTCGGCGCACGCGCTGCGCGAGGACGACTTCGTGTTCTCGTCGTACCGCGAGCACGCGGTCGCCTGGTGCCGGGGCCTGCGCCCGGAGGACCTGCTGAAGGTCTGGCGCGGGGTCGCCGGCTCCGGCTGGGACCCGTACGAGCTCGGCATGGCCACGCCGCAGATCATCATCGCCGCGCAGACGCTGCACGCCGTCGGCTACGCCATGGGCATCCAGCGCGACGGCACCGACCAGGCCGCGATCGCCTACTTCGGCGACGGCGCGACCAGCGAGGGCGACGCGAGCGAGGCGCTCGTGTTCGCCGCCACCTACAAGGCGCCCGTGGTGTTCTTCTGCCAGAACAACCAGTGGGCGATCTCGGAGCCGGTCGGCCTCCAGTCGACGCAGCACCTCGCGCAGCGCGCGGCGGGCTTCGGCATCCCGTGGATGCGGGTCGACGGCAACGACGTGCTCGCGGTCATGGCCGCGACGCGCATCGCGCTCGAGCGTGCCCGCAGCGGTGGCGGCCCGACCTACATCGAGGCCGTGACGTACCGCATGGGCCCGCACACCACGGCCGACGACCCGAAGCGCTACCGCACGGAGGAGGAACTCGAGGCGTGGCGCCGCCGCGACCCGATCGCCCGGCTCGAGGCGCTGCTGCGTGCCCGCGGCGCGCTCGACGACGGCGGGGCATCCGAGATCGCCCGCGAGGCCGACGCCGCCGCCGCTGCGGTGCGGGCCGCGTGCGTGGGGATGCCCGACCCCGAGCCGCTGTCGATCTTCGACCACGTCTACGCCGAGCCCAACAGCCACGTCGAGCGCCAGCGCGACCACTACGCGCGGTACCTCGCGATGTTCGACGATCCCGGCGACGGGGGAGCGGAGGCCGCGCGATGAGCACCATGACCCTCGGCCGGGCCCTGAACGCCGGGCTCCGGCGGGCGCTCGAGGACGACGACCGCGTCGTGCTCCTCGGTGAGGACATCGGCACCCTCGGCGGCGTCTTCCGCGTCACCGACGGGCTCCAGCGCGACTTCGGCGAGGCGCGCGTGGTCGACACGCCGCTGTCGGAGGCGGGCATCATCGGCACCGCCGTCGGGCTCGCCTACCGCGGGTTCCGCCCGGTCTGCGAGATCCAGTTCGACGGGTTCATCTACCCGGGCTTCGACCAGATCGTCGCGCAGGTCGCGAAGCTGCACGCGCGCACGGGCGGCAGGGTGCGGATGCCCCTGACGATCCGCGTCCCGTTCGGCGGCGGCATCGGCGCGGTCGAGCACCACTCCGAGTCGCCCGAGGCGTACTTCACGCACACGTCGGGCCTGCGGGTCGTGGCCTGCGCGAACCCGCAGGACGCGTACACGATGCTGCGCCAGGCGATCGCGAGCGACGACCCGGTGCTGTTCTTCGAGCCGAAGCGCCAGTACCACGCCAAGGGCGAGGTCGACCTCGACGCGGAGCTCGCCGACGCACCGCCGATGGGCGTGGCGACGGTCGCGACCCGCGGCGACGACGTCACGCTCGTGACCTACGGCGCGCTCGTGCAGGTCGCCCGCGACGCTGCGGCCGCGGCCGCCGACGACGGGGTGTCGATCGAGGTCATCGACCTGCGGTCGCTCTCGCCGGTCGACTACGACACGATCGCGCAGTCGGTGCGGCGCACCGGACGCCTCGTGATCACCCACGAGGCCGGCCAGCAGGGCGGTGTCGGCGCCGAGATCGCCGCGAGCATCACCGAGCGCTGCTTCGAGTTCCTCGAGGCCGCGCCCGTGCGCATCACCGGGCACGACGTGCCCTACCCGCCCGCGAAGCTCGAGCAGCACCACCTGCCCGACCTCGACCGCATCCTCGACGGGGTCGACCGCGTGCTCGGCCGGCCGAACTCGCTGACCGGAGTGGAGGGATGAGCGCCGTGGAACGCGACTTCGCACTGCCCGACCTCGGCGAGGGGCTCACCGAGTCCGAGCTCGTCGCCTGGCGCGTCGCCGTCGGCGACGAGGTCGAGCTGAACCAGATCGTCGCCGACGTCGAGACGGCCAAGGCGGTCGTCGAACTGCCGTCGCCCGTCGCCGGGCGCGTGACGGCGCTCTGCGCCGAGCCGGGCGACACGGTCGAGGTGGGCGCGACGCTGATGTCCTTCGAGGTGGGCGGGGCGGATGCCCCCGAGCAGGCCGCGCCCGACGAGCAGCGGGCCTCCGAGGCGGCGTCCGCGGCGGAACCCGAGATTCCCGCACCCGAGGCTCCCGCGAAGCGCGAGCCGAACCTGGTCGGGTACGGTGCCGCCGCGGACGCGTCCCACCCGAAGCGGAAGGCGCGCCGGGTGCCCGCCGCGCCGGCTGCCGCCCCGGCCGCCGTGGCCGCGCCCGCACCGGCCGCCACGGCGACCATCGAGCGCCCTCGCCCCACGGAGCGGCCACGGTCGACCCCGCCCGTGCGCAAGCTCGCGCACGACCTCGGCGTCGACCTCGAGGCGCTCGACGGCACGGGGGAGCGCGGGCTGATCACGCGCGGCGACGTGGAGCAGGCGGCATCCGCTCGCCCTGCCCCTGACGGAGCCGGCGCGGTCGACGCACGCGCCGACGCCCGGGTGACCCGCACGCCCGTGCGCGGGGTGCGCAAGCACACGGCCGAGGCGATGGTGCGCAGCGCCTTCACCG
It contains:
- a CDS encoding polyribonucleotide nucleotidyltransferase is translated as MEGPEITAAETVIDNGRFGTRTVRFETGRLAQQAQGSAVAYIDGETMLLSATSVSKQPKEHFDFFPLTIDVEERMYAAGRIPGSFFRREGRPSTEAILTCRLIDRPLRPSFVDGLRNEVQVVVTVLAIDPDELYDVLAINAASMSTQLSGLPFSGPIGGVRVALIDGQWVAFPKHAQLAEAVFSMVVAGRVVTDASGGTDVAIMMIEAEATDNAWDLIQAGAVKPNEQVIAEGIEASKPFIKQLVEAQQQVAATAAKETVDYPTFPPYQQSTYDVVAGIAYDELKGVYQIAGKVERQDADDALKSRVKEAVAAKVEAGELPEEALGEVSAAYKSVTKLVVRSRVLNEGVRIDGRGLADIRPLDAEVQVIPRVHGSAIFQRGETQIMGVTTLNMLKLEQQIDSLSPVTKKRYMHNYNFPPYSTGETGRVGSPKRREIGHGALAERALVPVLPTRDEFPYAIRQVSEALGSNGSTSMGSVCASTLSLLNAGVPLRAPVAGIAMGLISDTVDGETRYAALTDILGAEDALGDMDFKVAGTSEFVTAIQLDTKLDGIPASVLAAALTQAKEARTTILSVLNAAIDGPDEMAPTAPRVISVQIPVDKIGELIGPKGKTINGIQDDTGADISIEDDGTVFIGATDGPTAEAARAAVNAIANPTNPEVGEQFLGTVVKIAAFGAFVSLLPGKDGLLHISEVRKLAGGKRVENVDDVLGVGQKILVEITKVDDRGKLSLAPVVADEAETHGRDAAGEHAAAPAEG
- a CDS encoding Lrp/AsnC family transcriptional regulator, encoding MGRLDAVDRQLLSALAADPRATVVALAERLGMSRNTVQARMARLDREGAFLSFDRAIDPEALGYPLQAFIAVHVRQKRLAEVVETVAEIPEVVQAHGLSGSVDLLVRVVCTDAHDLFRIDGLILAIDGVERTETSLAMGELIPYRLGPLLERDD
- the pdhA gene encoding pyruvate dehydrogenase (acetyl-transferring) E1 component subunit alpha — its product is MTLSDGRDTDAHLRPEQTGTAASGFVQLLDPDGARVSAPGYDQWVADLDDAALVALYRDMVVIHRVDAEATALQRQGEIGLWPPLAGQEAAQVGSAHALREDDFVFSSYREHAVAWCRGLRPEDLLKVWRGVAGSGWDPYELGMATPQIIIAAQTLHAVGYAMGIQRDGTDQAAIAYFGDGATSEGDASEALVFAATYKAPVVFFCQNNQWAISEPVGLQSTQHLAQRAAGFGIPWMRVDGNDVLAVMAATRIALERARSGGGPTYIEAVTYRMGPHTTADDPKRYRTEEELEAWRRRDPIARLEALLRARGALDDGGASEIAREADAAAAAVRAACVGMPDPEPLSIFDHVYAEPNSHVERQRDHYARYLAMFDDPGDGGAEAAR
- a CDS encoding alpha-ketoacid dehydrogenase subunit beta is translated as MSTMTLGRALNAGLRRALEDDDRVVLLGEDIGTLGGVFRVTDGLQRDFGEARVVDTPLSEAGIIGTAVGLAYRGFRPVCEIQFDGFIYPGFDQIVAQVAKLHARTGGRVRMPLTIRVPFGGGIGAVEHHSESPEAYFTHTSGLRVVACANPQDAYTMLRQAIASDDPVLFFEPKRQYHAKGEVDLDAELADAPPMGVATVATRGDDVTLVTYGALVQVARDAAAAAADDGVSIEVIDLRSLSPVDYDTIAQSVRRTGRLVITHEAGQQGGVGAEIAASITERCFEFLEAAPVRITGHDVPYPPAKLEQHHLPDLDRILDGVDRVLGRPNSLTGVEG
- a CDS encoding dihydrolipoamide acetyltransferase family protein; the encoded protein is MSAVERDFALPDLGEGLTESELVAWRVAVGDEVELNQIVADVETAKAVVELPSPVAGRVTALCAEPGDTVEVGATLMSFEVGGADAPEQAAPDEQRASEAASAAEPEIPAPEAPAKREPNLVGYGAAADASHPKRKARRVPAAPAAAPAAVAAPAPAATATIERPRPTERPRSTPPVRKLAHDLGVDLEALDGTGERGLITRGDVEQAASARPAPDGAGAVDARADARVTRTPVRGVRKHTAEAMVRSAFTAPHATEFLTVDVTAATELLDELRGDRATAGHRVTMLALAAKVTCIALARTPELNSRWDDEAHEIVQHHYVNLGIAVATDRGLLVPNVRDAERMTLLELADAIGDLAATARDGKTPPADLAGGTMSITNIGVFGIDAGTPILNPGEAAILATGAVRRMPWEHRGEVALRDVMTLSLSFDHRLVDGAQASRFLADVGAILRQPGRALTMS